The DNA region CGTCGAGGCCGGGTGAGAACGCGTACATGGTCGAATACTACACCGCGGCTGAACGTCCGCCTGGAAGTTCACACGGGAGCCAAGCGCGTTACGGGTCCCCTGCGTAGCTTGGCGATGTTTCCAGTCAGTTCATCTAACGTCCAGACAATTGCACGATCGGAGCCCCCCGCAAGCCATTCGCGGGCGTCCCTCACGGAATGCCCGCGGGCGCCGCGATTGCGGCCCCAACCCGCCGGTACAAACGCGCGAGTTGACTCAGGTCAATGGTGACCTGCCCGTGTGGAGTCCAATGATCGAAGACGTCGTCACGCGCAGACTCAGAAAGCGTGTGCGCGGAATCGGCCGGTAGCCGCTGCGTATGCCATGCTGCGACCGGGTCGAGCGCGGTGGCGGCAATCAATCCGCCCGAGAAATCCAGAAGCAGCATGGGCTCACACGGCGTACACGGAGACTTCACGAAATGGTCCTTTTCGCCGCGTTCATTTCACTGGTGTTCCTCTACAGCCTGATATCCCGGAGGCTGGAGCGAACGATTCTCACCGCGCCCATTCTGTTCACCGCGGCGGGTGTGCTGATGACGGCCTCGCCCGAGGTGCTGACCGAACTGGCGCTTGACCGCAAGGGCTTGTTGCTGGTTGCCGAACTGGGGCTCGTGATGACGCTCTTTGCCGACGCTTCACGGGTCGCTCCTCGCATGCTCAAAGGGCGCGTCAATCTGCCGGTTCGCCTGCTGACCGCCGGCATGCTGCTGACTATCGTGCTTGGCGCGCTCTGCGCGATGGGCGTTCTCGGGAAACTCTCCTTGTGGGAAGCAGGCATTCTTGCAGCGATTCTGGCTCCGACCGACGCCGGGCTCGGACAGGTCATCGTGAACAGTCCGCAGGTACCGCAAAGGGTTCGACAGGCATTGAACGTGGAAGCCGGTCTGAACGACGGGCTCGCCGTGCCGTTCATGATGTTCTTCATTGCATTGGCCGCCGCCACGGAGGGGAAAGCCGGCGGCTCGGTACTCGTCGGCGTTCTCGTCCAACAGATCGGTTACGGCACACTGATAGGACTGGGCATCGGGCTTGGAGGCGGCTGGTTGATAGGCTTTGCACGGCGCAAGGAGTGGATGGCCGAACCACTTGCGCAACTCGGCGTGGTCGTGTTGCCCCTCGCTTGCGTGCTCGCATCGGAAGCCACCGGCGCGAGCATGTTCATTGCCGCATTCGTTGCTGGGCTCTCTGCCCAGGCGGGCTTCAGCGAAGTGGGCAAACACAGCGTCGAGTTCACCGAGGAATGGGGACAACTCTTCAACTTTTTTGTGTTCTTCCTCTTCGGCTTGCTTGTCACGCGACAGTGGACACAATTCAGCTTCGCGATCTTCGCCTACGGCGTGCTGAGCTTGACGTTAATTCGCATGCTTCCCGTCGCGATAGCACTGCGAGGCACCGGGCTAAGTCGGCCCACCGTACTTTTCATGGGCTGGTTCGGCCCGAGGGGGCTGGCGTCCATCGTGCTGGCACTTGTCTATCTCGAGGGGGAAACAAAGCTGGCGGGCGAATCGACCATCAAGCTTGCCGTTACAGCGACGGTGCTGCTCAGCATTCTCGCTCACGGGCTCACCGCGCTCCCCGGGATCAGGCGCTATGCGACAGCGATTGCGCGGCTGAACAACAATGCAGCAGAGAACGAGCCGCCGGGTCCCCGCGAGAAGAATCCCGCACCGGGCTGAAACACTGCCTCTTCGCGCAGGTGGAATCCGTTTGAAAGAGCTTCGCAAACTTGCGCCTGAGCATCTGTTGTCCCGATTGTTTCTTTTCTCGCAGCCGGCGCGCGCTACATCCCCCAACGCAGCGCCGGCGTATGGACCTGGCTGTCCCAGTGACCGACCATCTCGTCGTCCAGCACAGATAATGTAATCGACGCACCCGCCATCTCGAGCGATGTCGTCAGCGCGCCCACCTGCGCCCGGCCCACCTTCAGACCGCGTTGCTGAAGCCACGCGCGCGTCGAGTTGAAAAGCAGGTACAGCTCGCCGAGCGGTGTTCCACCAAGGCCGTTGATGAGCACCAGTAGTTCAGCGCCCGCCTGGGGCTTGAGGTCATCGACGATCGCTTTGAGCAGCTCCCCCGCAATCGCATCGGCGCCCGAGAACTTGGCGCGGCGCCGGCCCGGCTCACCGTGAATGCCCACGCCCACTTCAATCTCATCGTCGCCAATCTTGAACGTCAACGTTCCCGCGGCCGGCACGGTGCAACTGCTGAACGCCACACCCATCGAAGCGGTGCGCTTGTTGATGCGGTCGCCGAACGCCTTGCACTGTTCGAGGTCGGCGCCGCTTTCGGCCATGCTGCCTACCAGCTTCTCGACGATCACCGCGCCGGCGACACCCCGCCGCCCGGTGGTGTAGCTGGAGTTTTCCACCGCCACGTCATCGTTGATGAGCACCATCGCGTTTGGGATCTCCGACATCTCCGATGCCATTTCGAAGTTCATCAGGTCACCGGAATAGTTCTTCACGATGAATAGCACTCCCGCACCGGTATCGACAGCGTCGGCGGCGGCCATCATCTGATCGGGCGTCGGTGAGGTGAAGACCTGACCGGGACAGGCTGCGTCGAGCATGCCATGGCCCACAAAACCGGAGTGCAACGGCTCATGCCCCGAACCGCCGCCCGATATCAATGCCACTTTGCCCGGTTTGAGCGTCTTGCGACGCACATACACCGGGTCGCTGTTGAGCACGACCAGGTCGCTATGCGCGGATGCAAACCCGGCCAGACTTTCGGCGAGGAAATCGTCGACATGGTTGATGAATTTTTTCATGGCCTGGTCTCCTTTCACGCCGGCTCGCGCGCCAGATGCGCGCACACGGCGGCGATCATGATCTGACTGGAACGCGCGCCAGGGTCGATATGACCGCGCGAGCGCTCGCCCAGAAACGAAGCCCGCCCTTTGGTCGCGAGCATATCGCGGGTGGCGAGCATGTTCTGCTCGGCCACCTGCGGCAATTCCTCCAGTACGGTCTTTCGCAACGCGGGGGATTCGCTCGCCGCAAGCTCCTTGAAGCGCGCGGCAACGGGAATCAGCACGTCCATCATCGTCTTGCTGCCTATGCCCGTTTTGCCCCGCTGCCCGACCGCTTGGACGCCGGCCGCAAACATCAGCGCGGTGCCCGCAACGTCCAGCGGATGGTTCGCCGATGCTTTCGCCATCCCGTTCAGCAACGAAAAGAACAGCGGCCCGGATGATCCGCCGACCGTCGACAACACCTTGTTCGCCGCGAGTTCCAACGCGGCCCCCAAGGTCTGCGCTTCGATGTCCGGGCGCACCGCGAGCAAGGCCTCCATACCGCGCAGCAGATTGAAGATGTGATCGCCGTCGCCGATCTGCTGGTCGAGCACGGCGATCTCGTCCGTGTGCTCTTTGAGCGCTGCGTATGCGGCGTCGATACACTCCATGACCGTTTTGCCGTTCATGTCGGGATCCTCCTGCCGTCGGCACGAAAATATAAGAGGCTGCGAGCGGGCAGCGACACGCCCACCGACTGCCCGGGGCTGAAATTGCGCTCGGCCATCGTGGTCGCCACAACCGCGGTTCCGGCACGCTCCATGATCAGCAGATGACGCAGCGGCGAGTATTCGAGCACCTTCAGTTCGAGCGCGTCGCGCGCATGACGGCTGCCGGGGGCATCGCGCGCGTCGCCTTCTTGCAGCACCACGTCTTCAGGACGAATCGCCACGGTCGCGGTGCCGGTCGGCACCGCTGCCGGATCGAACAGCGTGGGTGGCAGCAGGTTGATCGGCGGCGAACCGAGCCGCTGCGCCGCGCTCAATGAAACCGGATTACCGTAGACCTCGCGCGGCGTGCCGAGCTGCACCAGACGGCCGTGTTCAAGAATGCCGATGCGGTCGGCCAGCGTGGTCGCTTCCACCTGATCGTGCGTGACATAGAGAATGGTCGCGCCAATCGTACGATGCAGCCGCTTCAGCTCGATACGCAATTCCTCACGCAGCTTTGCATCGAGCGATGACAGCGGTTCGTCCATCAGAAATACTTTCGGCTCGCGCACGAGCGCGCGCCCGATCGCGACGCGCTGCATTTCGCCACCCGACAAATGGGTTGCCATGTTGTCGAGCTTCGCTTCCATATGCAGCATCCGCGCGACCGCGTGCACCCGCGCGCGCACCTGTTCCTCGCTGCTGCGGCGACGCGGCGAACGCAGCGGAAACGCAAGATTGCCGAACACGGTCAGATGCGGATACAACGAATATTGCTGAAAGATGAACGCAACATCGCGATCGGAAGGATGCACGCCGGTGGCAAGCGCGCCGTCGATCAGCACGTCGCCGGCATCGGGACGCTCCAGTCCCGCGACGAGGCGCAGCGTCGTGGTTTTTCCCGCGCCGCTCGGTCCGAGCAGCACCACGAATTCGCCGTCTTTCACGTCGATCGACAGGTCGTCCACTGCAACGATGTCGCCGAAGCGCTTCGATACATTGCGTAGCTGAACTTCAGCCATGAGCGTCTCCGTTGGCAGATAGCATGGAAGCCGCGCCCGGCAGGAGCCGTTCCGTAGCGGCGTCATAAAGCAACGTGCGTTCCTTCCGAAAAGAAAGACCGACGTTCGTGCCGGCGGCAACACCATCGTCTTTGCCTGCCCGCACGCGCACGACGCCGAGCGCGGTTTCAACCGCCAATACCTGGTGCGAGCCGAGGTATTCGTCGGCGATCACCTGGCCGCGCAGCGGGCCGTGCTCGTCGATCACGACGTGCTCTGGCCGGATGCCCAGCAACACGCGCGCGGCAGAGGCCTCGCAACGCCGCACGGACACCGCCGCGCCATGCAGACTCACCTGCTCCTGCCCCGCCGTCACCGCCTCGTCGACGGGCAGGAAATTCATGGGTGGACTGCCGATGAAGTTGCCGACGAACACTGTTGCGGGAAAGTGATAAATCTCATGGGGCGAACCCGCCTGCAACACTTCACCCTGGTTCATCACGACGATATCGTCCGCCATGGCCATCGCCTCGCTCTGATCGTGCGTGACGTACACCGTGGTGGCGGCCAGCGCGTTGTGCAGTTTGCGCAATTCGAGGCACATCAGTTCACGAAAGTCCGCATCCAGCGTGCCGAGCGGCTCGTCCATCAGGAATGCTTTCGGCTGCCGCACGATCGCGCGGCCGAGCGCCACGCGCTGCCGGTCGCCACCGGACAGGCCGCCGGTCTTACGATCGAGAATGTTCTCGATGCGCAGCATATGCGCGGCCGCATCGACCCGGGCGGCAATCTCGCCGCGCGACACGTGTTCGTTCTTCAGCGGAAACGCGATGTTATTGCGCACCGTCATATGCGGATACAGCGCAAACATCTGGAACACGAATGCAATGTCGCGTTGCCGCGCGCGCAATGCGGTCACGTCCTCACCATCGATCAGGATCTGCCCGGAAGTGGGCAGCTCAAGTCCCGCGATCATCCGCAACGTCGTGGTCTTGCCGCAGCCCGACGGCCCGAGCAGCACGACGAAGCGTCCCGCGCCGATGGTCAGGCTGGTGTCGCGCACAGCGACAAAATCGTCGAAGCGCTTGTGAAGATGAGCGAGAACGATCGTGGACATGATTCAGTCAGGAAAATGGCTGGTGACGACGAACGCAAGCGCGCCCACCAGAAGCACCGGAAACGACCACGTGAACAGCGCCAACGAAAACGGCTGCACGAGCATCGCCACACCTAGGCCGATCAATACCGTCGACGCCCCCTCGCTGTACCTGCGACGAAGCAGCCAGCGGTGCGGCGGAAAGACTTCGCGTTTCATTTGCGCACGGCTCCGAAGGTGATGCCCCGCAACAGATGTTTGCGCAGCAGAACGGTGAAAAAGAGAATCGGCAGCACGAACAAGGTGGTTGCAGCTGCAACGGCCGGCCAGTCCTGACCGCCTTCCCCGATGATGAATGGAATGAATGGCGGCATGGTCTGCGCATCGCCGCTTGTCAGCAGCGAAGCGAATGCGTATTCGTTCCATGCGAAGATCAGGCAGAAGATCGCTGTAGCGGCAATGCCCGTCATCGCTTGCGGCAAGACCACCTTTACGAAGGCCTGCAAACGCGTATAGCCGTCCACCAGCGCCGCCTCTTCATACTCGCGCGGGATTTCATCCATGAAACCCTTGAGCAGCCACACCGCCAGCGAGACATTCACCGCCGTGTACAGCACGATCATGCCGACATAGCTGTCGCTCAAGCCGAGCGCGCGATACATCAGGTAGATCGGAATCGCAACTGCAATGGGCGGCATCATCCGTGTGGACAGAATGAAGAACAGCAGATCGTCGGACAGCGGCACCTTGAAACGCGAAAACGCGTAAGCCGCCAGCGTGCCGAGAAATACCGCCAGAAACGTCGAACCGAATCCAATCACAAGCGAATTCACGAAACGCGGCACGGCCTTCGAAGGTCCGGCGATCACCATGTTGCGCTTGCGTACCTCACGCTCATACCAGGTCCGCGCAGGCGGCAGGCTCGCAATGAACTCCGGCGTCTGCCGCGAGCGGATCGTGAGCAGGTTGACATAGCCTTCCATGGAAGGCTGAAACAGCACGACGGGCGGATACGCTATCGCATCCTCCTGCGTCTTGAAGCTCGTCAGGAAGATCCAGACCATCGGCAGCGTGGCGATCAGCGCATACGTGATAACGAGCGCGGCCGCGAAGCGCTTGGCCCGCGCGGACGACGCCACCACGGAATGTTGTGTGGTAGTCGGTCTCATCGCTGTTTGATCCGGTTGAGTGCCTTCACGTAAATATTCGCCGCGCCGAATACCGTCACGAACAGGATGATGGCGAGCGCGGACGAATAACCTGTCTGCCACTTTTCGAACGCGGCGCGCTTGAGCGTGATCGATACCGTTTCGGTAACCGAGCCCGGGCCGCCCGATGTCAGCAGATTCACCATATCGAACATCTTGAAGTTCTCGATGCCGCGAAACAGCACCGCCAGCATCAGGAACGGCATGGTCATTGGCAACGTGATCGACCAGAACTGACGCCACGGTGTCGCGCGATCCACTTCGGCCGCTTCGTAGATATAGTCGGGAA from Paraburkholderia aromaticivorans includes:
- the dhaL gene encoding dihydroxyacetone kinase subunit DhaL translates to MNGKTVMECIDAAYAALKEHTDEIAVLDQQIGDGDHIFNLLRGMEALLAVRPDIEAQTLGAALELAANKVLSTVGGSSGPLFFSLLNGMAKASANHPLDVAGTALMFAAGVQAVGQRGKTGIGSKTMMDVLIPVAARFKELAASESPALRKTVLEELPQVAEQNMLATRDMLATKGRASFLGERSRGHIDPGARSSQIMIAAVCAHLAREPA
- a CDS encoding carbohydrate ABC transporter permease; the protein is MRPTTTQHSVVASSARAKRFAAALVITYALIATLPMVWIFLTSFKTQEDAIAYPPVVLFQPSMEGYVNLLTIRSRQTPEFIASLPPARTWYEREVRKRNMVIAGPSKAVPRFVNSLVIGFGSTFLAVFLGTLAAYAFSRFKVPLSDDLLFFILSTRMMPPIAVAIPIYLMYRALGLSDSYVGMIVLYTAVNVSLAVWLLKGFMDEIPREYEEAALVDGYTRLQAFVKVVLPQAMTGIAATAIFCLIFAWNEYAFASLLTSGDAQTMPPFIPFIIGEGGQDWPAVAAATTLFVLPILFFTVLLRKHLLRGITFGAVRK
- a CDS encoding cation:proton antiporter; translated protein: MVLFAAFISLVFLYSLISRRLERTILTAPILFTAAGVLMTASPEVLTELALDRKGLLLVAELGLVMTLFADASRVAPRMLKGRVNLPVRLLTAGMLLTIVLGALCAMGVLGKLSLWEAGILAAILAPTDAGLGQVIVNSPQVPQRVRQALNVEAGLNDGLAVPFMMFFIALAAATEGKAGGSVLVGVLVQQIGYGTLIGLGIGLGGGWLIGFARRKEWMAEPLAQLGVVVLPLACVLASEATGASMFIAAFVAGLSAQAGFSEVGKHSVEFTEEWGQLFNFFVFFLFGLLVTRQWTQFSFAIFAYGVLSLTLIRMLPVAIALRGTGLSRPTVLFMGWFGPRGLASIVLALVYLEGETKLAGESTIKLAVTATVLLSILAHGLTALPGIRRYATAIARLNNNAAENEPPGPREKNPAPG
- the dhaK gene encoding dihydroxyacetone kinase subunit DhaK: MKKFINHVDDFLAESLAGFASAHSDLVVLNSDPVYVRRKTLKPGKVALISGGGSGHEPLHSGFVGHGMLDAACPGQVFTSPTPDQMMAAADAVDTGAGVLFIVKNYSGDLMNFEMASEMSEIPNAMVLINDDVAVENSSYTTGRRGVAGAVIVEKLVGSMAESGADLEQCKAFGDRINKRTASMGVAFSSCTVPAAGTLTFKIGDDEIEVGVGIHGEPGRRRAKFSGADAIAGELLKAIVDDLKPQAGAELLVLINGLGGTPLGELYLLFNSTRAWLQQRGLKVGRAQVGALTTSLEMAGASITLSVLDDEMVGHWDSQVHTPALRWGM
- a CDS encoding ABC transporter ATP-binding protein; the encoded protein is MAEVQLRNVSKRFGDIVAVDDLSIDVKDGEFVVLLGPSGAGKTTTLRLVAGLERPDAGDVLIDGALATGVHPSDRDVAFIFQQYSLYPHLTVFGNLAFPLRSPRRRSSEEQVRARVHAVARMLHMEAKLDNMATHLSGGEMQRVAIGRALVREPKVFLMDEPLSSLDAKLREELRIELKRLHRTIGATILYVTHDQVEATTLADRIGILEHGRLVQLGTPREVYGNPVSLSAAQRLGSPPINLLPPTLFDPAAVPTGTATVAIRPEDVVLQEGDARDAPGSRHARDALELKVLEYSPLRHLLIMERAGTAVVATTMAERNFSPGQSVGVSLPARSLLYFRADGRRIPT
- a CDS encoding ABC transporter ATP-binding protein, whose translation is MSTIVLAHLHKRFDDFVAVRDTSLTIGAGRFVVLLGPSGCGKTTTLRMIAGLELPTSGQILIDGEDVTALRARQRDIAFVFQMFALYPHMTVRNNIAFPLKNEHVSRGEIAARVDAAAHMLRIENILDRKTGGLSGGDRQRVALGRAIVRQPKAFLMDEPLGTLDADFRELMCLELRKLHNALAATTVYVTHDQSEAMAMADDIVVMNQGEVLQAGSPHEIYHFPATVFVGNFIGSPPMNFLPVDEAVTAGQEQVSLHGAAVSVRRCEASAARVLLGIRPEHVVIDEHGPLRGQVIADEYLGSHQVLAVETALGVVRVRAGKDDGVAAGTNVGLSFRKERTLLYDAATERLLPGAASMLSANGDAHG